CGAGATCCTGCTGGCGGCCGGCGTGGAACGGGCCAACGGCGTCATGGCCGCCCTGCCCTCGGACAAGGACAACCTTTATATTACCGTAATGGCCAAGCAGTATAACCCCAAGATGCGCATCGTGGCCCTGGGCGTCGAGGATAAGGCCGTCAATAAGCTTAAAAAGGCCGGCGCCGATACTGTCGTCTCTCCGGCCCTCATCGGCGGCCTGAGGATGGCCTCGGAAATGACCCGGCCGTCCGCCACCAAGTTCCTGGACACCATGCTCCGCCAGACCAGCGGCACCTACCGCATCGAGGAAATAAGCATCCCGGCCGGCTCGCACGTCATCAACAAGAAACTGTCCGAACTCGGCCTGCGCGACAAATACAGCCTGCTCATCCTGGCCATAATGAAATCGGATTCGGACGAAATAACATACAGCCCGCCGGCTGACACCGCCCTAAAGGAGGGCTCCATCCTGGTGGTCCTGGGCGAAATTCACAGTATCAAGCAGGTCCGGGAACTGGTTTAAAATTAATTATACCGAAAGGAATATTTATGAAGCACCTGGCATTGTTGATGTCCGCCCTGCTCCTGGCCGGCTGCGCCGCCAAACCGGCCCCGGTCGCCCAAAAACCCAAACCGCTCAGCCCGGCTGAAATGAAGATAAAAGCCATCACCGACCTTTACAAGCAGAACAAACTCGACCAGGCCCAAACCGCCTGCGAAGAACTGCTCAAGGCCGAGCCCAGCAACGCGGCCGCGCATTACGAACGCGGCAACATCTGGCAATACCGGGATAACGACGATATGGCCCTGGTCGAATTCAGAAAGGCCATCGAGCTCGACCCCAGCTTCTACGATGCCCAGCGCGACATCTGGTATATGGAGCTGGCCAAAGCCGCCGATGACAACGCCAAGGCCGAGCTCAAGAGCCGTATAAAGGAAAAGGCCGCCGCCATCATTTCCAAGGGCCGACCGTCCGACAAACTCTACTCATTCGGATTCTACGCTTACAATATGTCCGGCGAACCGGAAAAGGCCGAACAGATGAAAACCTCCCTGGTGTCCGGCTATCCGGACAGCGAAGAGCTGGACGGCGTCGGCAACGAGGTCTTCGAGAACATTCTGGCCGCCACCCAGGGCGCCAACCGGCCCAAAAGAGCGCCCATGTGCGAATCTTACATCAAGGATTTCCCCAACGGTTCGCGGACCGATTACGCCTACAGGTTCCTGCTGGGTTTTTACTGGAAAGACCAGCCCGACGCCGGCAAAGTCAAGACCTACGCCCGGATGTGGGTGGCCGCCCGGCCCCAATACCCGCTGGCCCTGT
This region of Candidatus Brocadiia bacterium genomic DNA includes:
- a CDS encoding potassium channel protein — encoded protein: MNFRRRIIVSLFLLSCVLATGTIGYWIIGGKFLDALYMTVITSATVGYGEVVPVSNNPGAEIFTIIFIILSVITIGIITSLLVASILELEMSGFLRRRKMNKEIGKLTGHYIICGAGETGIHIVQEMSKMLMTFVVIDRDQPRLEKLAALSQNILYLVGDATDDEILLAAGVERANGVMAALPSDKDNLYITVMAKQYNPKMRIVALGVEDKAVNKLKKAGADTVVSPALIGGLRMASEMTRPSATKFLDTMLRQTSGTYRIEEISIPAGSHVINKKLSELGLRDKYSLLILAIMKSDSDEITYSPPADTALKEGSILVVLGEIHSIKQVRELV